From the genome of Nicotiana sylvestris chromosome 2, ASM39365v2, whole genome shotgun sequence, one region includes:
- the LOC104245943 gene encoding uncharacterized protein, whose amino-acid sequence MGICSSCESTSVATAKLILQDGRLQEFPYPVKASYLLQRDPTIFICNSDEMEFGDVVSAISADEELQPGQLYFALPLSNLKRRLQAEEMAALAVKASSALNNCGGEKYGCRRKASDFLLEKGKAGDNNNNGSDAADLRRARSSGGSGRRGKFTARLTAIPE is encoded by the coding sequence ATGGGTATTTGCAGTTCGTGTGAATCTACATCTGTTGCTACAGCAAAATTGATATTACAAGACGGAAGATTACAAGAGTTTCCGTACCCAGTTAAAGCTTCATACTTATTACAAAGAGATCCAACAATATTCATATGTAACTCCGACGAAATGGAATTTGGTGACGTTGTTTCAGCCATAAGTGCTGATGAAGAACTTCAACCGGGTCAACTTTACTTTGCGTTGCCTTTGAGCAATCTGAAACGGAGGCTTCAGGCTGAGGAAATGGCAGCATTAGCCGTCAAGGCTAGTTCTGCATTGAATAATTGTGGCGGTGAAAAATACGGTTGTCGGCGTAAAGCTTCAGATTTCTTATTGGAAAAAGGTAAAGCGggagataataataataatggttCAGACGCGGCGGATTTGAGAAGAGCGAggagtagtggtggtagtgggaGGAGAGGGAAGTTTACGGCGAGGTTAACTGCAATACCTGAGTAG